The following proteins come from a genomic window of Anopheles ziemanni chromosome 3, idAnoZiCoDA_A2_x.2, whole genome shotgun sequence:
- the LOC131286965 gene encoding uncharacterized protein LOC131286965, translated as MDRNLEVRHMTNLDTLVHILDTSEGWRSFLYQIPKDLNDLSKDEYVLKYDGSIERLLETESAKEKTSPARLLLEEWSISGKTRPTVDHLLALLVRAKQIRAAEYLTTLLREKPPARPTEGPGAPIDVRLPEDHHTESLLNGISYPSSTMLQQNVESVTIDNNRDYYDKLGPTKRVEIEDSLSSIADGELPVFSTINNNARPGGVDGKLPRVVEENSASSSGLPLISALGLQGDEKAPEEAFESSKLQNNRNYQPTENHDEREVPNLSILGTANSRQDGNAVEQQEAMPALSALMSDAAESQQNHSSSTNRTQDSIPMLSMLGTESTNSTDSASDSDYSGAQSVNPVSSLMEFSCSPSVVEYTYEQLHDATGGFDLTPFTNGDVMSPNGRSIGAGGFGSVFLAVNLSRSIPVAAVKRLLPDGHKFREKFALERDILSRHSHPNVVRLLGYCETGPHLCLVYEYLKDDNLEMALSMVRDNRRRMDASRRLKYLRDVASGIAFLHERVNVIHRDIKSANILLDGSVAKLCDFGLIRLADLATATAIIGTHPYMAPEVLRGDVSPALDVYAFGVVIAEVVTGEPVLAEQESRSDADLAGYIRRQQDKDLSAFVDRRAIGAERDEWWIAVGGRLLEISVKCLEEKRLRENIGQVLSKIERIQ; from the exons ATGGACCGCAACTTGGAAGTCCGACATATGACCAATTTGGATACCCTGGTGCACATTTTGGATACCAGCGAAGGATGGCGCTCGTTCCTCTACCAAATCCCGAAAGACCTGAACGATCTTTCCAAGGACGAGTACGTGCTGAAGTACGATGGGTCGATCGAACG TCTTCTCGAAACAGAAAgtgcgaaggaaaaaacgTCCCCGGCGAGGTTATTGCTGGAAGAGTGGAGTATATCGGGAAAGACGCGGCCCACTGTTGACCATTTGCTGGCGTTACTTGTGCGTGCGAAGCAAATCCGAGCGGCGGAATATCTGACAACCTTGCTGCGGGAAAAACCTCCAGCACGGCCCACCGAAGGGCCTGGGGCTCCGATAGACGTGAGACTGCCGGAAGACCACCACACGGAGTCCTTGTTAAATGGTATCAGCTACCCAAGCTCTACCATGCTGCAGCAAAATGTGGAGTCGGTAACGATCGACAACAATCGAGACTATTACGACAAGCTCGGGCCGACGAAGCGGGTCGAGATTGAGGATAGTTTATCATCCATCGCAGACGGCGAGTTACCCGTCTTTTCAACGATCAATAACAACGCACGTCCTGGTGGGGTCGACGGAAAATTACCACGCGTAGTGGAAGAAAATTCGGCTTCGTCGAGTGGTCTACCACTGATTTCCGCGCTCGGTTTGCAAGGGGACGAGAAGGCACCAGAGGAAGCGTTTGAGTCGTCTAAGCTACAAAACAACCGAAATTATCAGCCAACAGAGAATCACGATGAACGGGAAGTCCCAAACCTATCTATACTTGGAACTGCTAATAGCAGGCAAGATGGTAATGCGGTTGAACAACAGGAAGCTATGCCTGCCTTATCAGCTTTAATGAGCGATGCTGCCGAAAGTCAGCAGAATCATTCATCAAGCACCAATAGAACGCAAGACAGTATACCAATGCTGTCGATGCTTGGTACGGAAAGTACCAATTCTACTGATAGTGCAAGCGATTCCGATTATTCTGGCGCACAAAGTGTGAATCCTGTGAGTTCTCTAATGGAATTTTCTTGTTCACCTTCCGTCGTAGAATATACCTACGAACAGCTACATGACGCAACTGGTGGATTCGATTTGACCCCTTTTACCAATGGTGACGTTATGTCACCCAATGGCCGTTCGATTGGTGCTGGCGGTTTCGGTTCCGTATTTCTTGCAGTTAATCTGTCCCGATCGATTCCGGTGGCGGCTGTCAAACGGCTACTTCCTGACGGACACAAGTTTAGGGAAAAATTCGCACTCGAGAGGGACATCCTTTCCAGACATTCCCACCCGAACGTGGTCCGCTTGCTCGGTTACTGTGAGACCGGTCCACACTTGTGCCTAGTGTACGAGTACCTGAAAGACGACAACCTAGAGATGGCCCTTTCGATGGTTCGAGACAACCGGCGGCGAATGGACGCGTCCCGGCGCCTGAAGTACCTACGTGACGTCGCCAGTGGAATCGCATTCCTGCACGAGCGGGTCAATGTGATCCATCGGGACATAAAATCGGCGAACATTCTGCTCGATGGCTCGGTGGCGAAGCTGTGCGATTTTGGGCTAATTAGGTTAGCTGACTTGGCTACGGCAACGGCCATCATTGGCACACACCCGTACATGGCTCCCGAGGTGTTGCGTGGAGACGTTTCGCCAGCGCTAGATGTCTATGCGTTCGGAGTCGTTATCGCCGAAGTCGTAACCGGGGAACCGGTGTTGGCCGAGCAAGAATCTCGCAGTGATGCGGACCTCGCCGGGTACATTCGGCGCCAACAGGATAAGGATTTATCCGCTTTCGTTGACAGACGCGCCATAGGGGCGGAGCGAGACGAATGGTGGATCGCCGTTGGTGGCCGCTTGCTCGAAATTTCcgtaaagtgtttggaagagAAGCGCCTTCGAGAGAACATTGGTCAGGTTTTATCGAAAATCGAACGCATCCAGTGA